TcataataaaatgtttttggTGCGAAGCTCAGAATTAATCGATTCTCTGCCAAGGAAGCAAGGTGTGCAATCATTCCATCTGCCTTACTCTGAGGGTAATGAATTAAAACATCTAGGCAAACCACCGTGTGATATTTCCCATCTAAGCTCTCCAAATCCTTCACTTCAAATTTCGGCATCACTGGTGCTGGCGAGAGGTCATCCTTGCCTGCTAGAAGCTGTTCCTCTGCCTGCATGAAATTCGAAACACAGACAAATAAGGTTTGCAAGTGCTGCATGGGTTGAACAAATTGCAGAACTCCTATAAGAATAGAAAGTTGACAAATTGACATGATGAATTCATTATGATTCACTTTCTCAGGGCGCTAAAGTTGAGTAGTATGTAATCCTATTAGTATAGCTCACCAGATTAGACATGGTAAGAAATGGAGGgggaaagagaaaacaaaaagaggCTTAAATTAAGCCATACTAGCACTGGGAACCAGAAATCCAAGTCTATTGGCAATAAAAAGTCACATACTTGTCATACTAGTTTTGCGATCTGCACCAGGTATATATGTTCACAAAGGGAAAAACTTATTTACAGTTCCTCAAATTCACCTGTGTGGTTGCATTAACCaatacaaaacttaaaaaaaaaaagatgttatcTTTCCCGaggataattaaattcaacaatgTGGGTTGTTGGCCAATGCAGTCACTAAGTCAAATTTAATTTGGGGAACTTGAGTACAACACCTTAAGAAtggtattgtacctaagttatATGTTCACAAAAAGATAATGGTTCAACAATTATAAAGTAACATTTAAGTCTCAGTTCCTTTCTCACATAAGCCCCCATCCCCAAGTCCAAAATGATCAATAATGCACATTTTTAACAACACCACCAAACAGCAGTCAAAAACAAACCATATCTCAGATTCTCAAGTCTCAACTCGACGAAAAAAGACATAaactctattttaaaataacatgGCATGGAGACACCCCCACATTGACAACGGACACGATTCTTTCTATTTCACTTGAAAGGAAAAAGTCTATTTCAAggttaagatttttatttattttttatcggtgatatcatttaaaattttaaatgactcaCCTTTAAATTTAGAGCGATAGTAGGATACATACTACACCTACAAACCGATGTGTCACTACTACATATGcccttttagcaaaaaattgtaatagCTTTAGCATTATCCttaaatttatagtaatatcTAATCTGAACACGGAAATTGGAAAACCGTTATGACAGTTAAACAGACAGTTAATATATATTGAGACCCTGATTGACTGACCTGTTTCTGAGCTTCAGCAACCATAGCAGCGGAAATATCGGTGGCAGTGACAATGGCCCCCTCCTTAGCGAGCGGAATAGACAGAGACCCAGTTCCACAACCAGCGTCACAAACAGTAACCCCACGAAGCGAACCGTCATCAGTCAACATAGTAATGGCATTCTCGACTGTTTTCGAATGGCCAAGCCTAATATCTTTCTGAACCCGGTTCACATCGTCAGTCTCACCGTAAATCTTCTTCCACCTCTGGAACCCAGAGTTGTTGAAGTACTCCCTCACCACCTCCTTGTCGTCTCCGCCTACCTCCACTGCCTGGATGCGCCGCCGTCTCTCGGGGTCTGTGAGGGAGAGTACGGCTGCGAGGGCGGCGACTGAGCTGCCTCCGATGACGGCGAGAGTTGTGCCGTCGAAGGTTGGGGCGGTGGCGGAGGAAAGAGGAGGGATGGCGAATGTGGTGGTGATGGGTCTAATTGTAGTAGTTGTGGTGAGCTTTGGAGGGGCTTTTGGAGAGAATGctggtgggtttgggtggtgGGTGTGGAAGCCAAGTGGGGAGGAGAGTGAAGCTGAAAAGGCCATTGTTTTCGGGGGTCTCGAAGTCGGAGACGGAGACACAGTAAGAGTCTGAGATTTTAGTAGTTGATAACGTTATCCTAGATAAGATTAAATATCGGCCTACGTGGCTACCTCCAACGATTCTCCTGGGTTCCACTCTTTTTCCctctcatacttttttttttttttaattaaaaaaaatttcaacttaaaTCTCGAAAATAACTGTTTATCATAGACTAAAATATTAATCAGTTTTTAATTTAGACGGAAATTGAacaccaaattttttatttaattatcaaagactttaccaattaaactaattgGAACTTACTTTGCTGTGTTCTAATTGTTCAAAAAGCCATGCtatttacaccaaaaaaaaaaaaaaattgataatgttTTTCATAATAGTTaaattggtaaattttttatttgtttcatttatgtatttctaaattttctcattttgaaaACATGGCTACAATGGATTTAAAAAAGAGTCATCAAGGTAATAAATGAAATAGTTTGGCCAAAATATGGGACACAACTTCTCTATATAAAAAAGATGTTTGgttgtttaaattcaatttcCTTACGGTCTAATAAGTATGAAAGTGAAATCAACTGAGGAAATTAGTAGACAACTATATAGGTGCATAGATATAAGTTAGGTACAGTTTAATCTCAAATAAGAAAGTGTAATAGATTGTGAGGGAATTGGTAGACAACTATATGGATGCGTAGATAGGACATAGGTATAGTTTCTCACGGTAATATTAATTATGTAACAAAAACAGTGttgaaatttttaaatagaattAAATTTAATCGCAATcttataattgaatttaattagtgttGTGGATGATCTGTGGAAGggttaagaaaataaaaaaacaaaagttagcCCAAATCGGGTTCTTTAAAATGTGATGAGATGAGGAGAGTCGAGCCCAAATTCTATTCCTTGGTGTGCAAAGGCTAATGGTGTAACACAAGGACAAATCCAAAGGAGCTAGACAACAAAAGGAATGAGAATATGAATAATACATTAAACCTGAATCGTTTTACAGAGTATAGAAATGAAATCTTTTATGCTGCCATGTTCACCCTAAGACCTCAGTATGCTACTACTCTTAAGTTGCTAAGGGAACTTTTGTGTAGTAAGTAAGGTTTTTCAAGGAACAATGAATGGTTTTGTGTTAGAAATAGTGAATGGCCTTGTAGCACGTTTAGGGCGTTTACTAAGTATTGGTTTTTGAATAGGGAGTGAAACTTTTTGACCTCCATATTGTTAGACAAGTGGTAAactttttatttccaattttcctataatatatatatatatatatatatatatatattttacattcacttatttttttaatatttacactttcttcaacctttcttctttccttacattttcatctctctactaccctctactttaatattattattcatctttcccttcaccttcctttatttgtctcttcttatcccttccctcttactataaatttgtcattcttttccattctatgcatagttttctctcacaaaaaggttctctctctctctctctcaatgttttggtggatttttattttttattgcatctccgctttaggttgataaattttgtgtttttaagaaccctaatttaggttgatacgatttagttttatgttttaagttattattattattattattttgctctttgattgttaaattttatccgattatattataaaaaattaaagatagtagataaaagtaaaatagtattctattacatagcataatctatatttatatttatatattactaaaagctgaaacttGACATTTATTGCTGCTGAATTCCTGTTGCGCCATCTCATCGCCACGTTATTGaccacataattattatttattcatgtggggccagggaacttatgatccggcccacgctctactagggcccaaggcccgtgccgaggagggtatttgccgaggacgaatggggaAAGGCCGAAATGCCGGgggcacagccgaggatgaccttgtcctcggcactccaagacttcaaagggaagagcaacaTCTCGTTGAGGGCTGCtcccaaaaagccccctgaaggaGATGTGAGTAGAATGGGGCCCACGTGGGGTTACGATGCGAAACTGGTTCAGGGTAAATAcatcccctccgcattaaatgcacccgccaaCGTACtaaccatgttaatgagaaaagacgcctggacagggtgacttcgatcattgcaactaacaaaaagtaaggaGGGAtagctgatgggacgggtactgaagtaggcacctgcctgatcaacaagtggagggctaagatcaaccaagaagggctatataatgtgaaggttgatgcACCAAaaaaggaggctgggaaaaaaggtCTAGAACCAGAGCCTTCCAGGCCGCCTCAAGGAGAAGGACTCCTCGAACGAACATGGTTTAATTCTGTATAAACATCACGACTAatcaccgtccggtgaccaagacctaacctttcaaactcacgctctataaatgatattgtttgagacctctttacgtacgagcccaatattatcttggggtcgttacgaattgagtccttacaattggcgccgtctgtgggaatgCACCAAaaaaggaggctgggaaaaaaggtCTAGAACCAGAGCCTTCCAGGCCGCCTCAAGGAGAAGGACTCCTCGAACGAACATGGTTTAATTCTGTATAAACATCACGACTAatcaccgtccggtgaccaagacctaacctttcaaactcacgctctataaatgatattgtttgagacctctttacgtacgagcccaatattatcttggggtcgttacgaattgagtccttacaattggcgccgtctgtgggaaaggcttgtgtcttggcataGGTGGTGGGTTGAGACAATCCCTCACATCATTTCCAACAGCCGAATGTAGTGTTCTAGCATAGAGTTCcattaggggctacgtttctccactaggggctgcgcttcgtaACGTCAACAGtacggatggttctaggggcttagccgaggagctaatccccctaaaccaaggtcccacgccatagccgaggggttaattcccccaactacttaaaaatcaagttttggacagaatcaaggtattgcatggtcctcggactcaaacctatggggaaaccaactacttaaaaatcaagttttggacagaaccaaggtattgcatgggtcctcggactcaaacctatggggaagccaactacttTAAGGAAATCTGGATACTAAGTGGGACCTAACAGTACACGTGACATCTCGGATGATGCCTATATCTCCATTGAAGGAGGTTCAGACATGAGTTCAAGGCTCTATAGGTGCGGGTAAGCTAACGTTCCGAAACAAGATTCTAAATATATCGCATGCACAAccattcatacatgttaagataattagttcaaaaatcataaacaatagTAAGTATCGACGAGGGCAACTAACAAGTAAccaaaaggaaagaggaagaaaagaatttcatatatgtgTTCAACGGGTTCAAACTACCAACAGACTACAAagttttcaaagtaaaaaagaaactagttaatcattaaactaaaaacaaatacggAGGTTGGCCGGGGTTTTTACTTCTTCAATTCTGTGTCGGCCACATCCTGGGAAGGCAGAACAGGACCAGCTTCGACGCCCTGGAGGACAGTACCTTCTGGGGAAGACTGAGCAGGGTCGGTG
The Quercus lobata isolate SW786 chromosome 10, ValleyOak3.0 Primary Assembly, whole genome shotgun sequence DNA segment above includes these coding regions:
- the LOC115965399 gene encoding magnesium protoporphyrin IX methyltransferase, chloroplastic; amino-acid sequence: MAFSASLSSPLGFHTHHPNPPAFSPKAPPKLTTTTTIRPITTTFAIPPLSSATAPTFDGTTLAVIGGSSVAALAAVLSLTDPERRRRIQAVEVGGDDKEVVREYFNNSGFQRWKKIYGETDDVNRVQKDIRLGHSKTVENAITMLTDDGSLRGVTVCDAGCGTGSLSIPLAKEGAIVTATDISAAMVAEAQKQAEEQLLAGKDDLSPAPVMPKFEVKDLESLDGKYHTVVCLDVLIHYPQSKADGMIAHLASLAENRLILSFAPKTFYYDILKRIGELFPGPSKATRAYLHSEADVERALQKVGWKINKRGLITTQFYFAKLVEAVPA